From Aspergillus fumigatus Af293 chromosome 3, whole genome shotgun sequence, a single genomic window includes:
- a CDS encoding MDR family MFS transporter → MSVLYILLEPVVKQYHTSSITRSQVLQAMAEKSVSSEDAEPKYEYPSGLAVTLILTSVTLAYFLFFLDLAVLSTATPAITSEFDSLVDVGWYGGAYQLGSAAFQPLTGKIYSQFSIKWTFLAFFILFELGSALCGAAQSSSMFIVGRVIAGVGSAGVANGAVTTISAVLPTKKQALFMGLNVGMGQLGLATGPIIGGAFTTKVSWRWCFYINLPLGVVVGGFLLFNTIPEPKPKSPPLEILGTAIKSLDLPGFMLICPAVVMFLLGLQFGGNQHPWNSSVVIGLLVGAAVTFGLFLVWEHRRGDKAMVPFAMVKHRVIWSTAMTMFFTLSSVLVADFYIAIYFQAIRDDSPLMSGVHMLPITLGLVLFTVVSGALISILGYYLPFLLAGGAISAVGYGLLSTLSPTTSVAKWIGYQILYGVASGCTTAAPYIAIQNLVSPAQIPQAMAIIIFWQNIGAATSLIAANAIFSNSLRHQLQERVAEIGLAPDAIVAAGVRSIRDLVSGSPLAAVLEAYAKSIDRVMYLGLAVSLAVLVFAPGLGWKDIRKVKDLQVIGSESADGGDQELAETSRVVPAMA, encoded by the exons atgtcAGTCTTGTATATCTTATTAGAACCTGTAGTCAAGCAGTATCATACCAGCAGCATCACACGTTCCCAGGTCTTGCAAGCAATGGCTGAGAAAAGTGTCTCCAGCGAGGATGCGGAGCCCAAGTACGAGTATCCGTCAGGGCTGGCCGTCACTCTAATCCTCACATCGGTTACCCTGGCCTAtttcctattcttcctcgACCTTGCCGTCCTCTCCACTGCCACGCCGGCCATTACCTCCGAGTTCGACTCGTTGGTGGACGTCGGTTGGTATGGCGGTGCCTACCAGCTGGGAAGTGCAGCGTTCCAGCCTTTGACCGGCAAGATTTACAGCCAGTTTTCCATTAAG TGGACCTTTCTTGCCTTCTTTATTCTCTTCGAGCTAGGGTCTGCCCTCTGCGGCGCGGCCCAGTCGTCGTCCATGTTCATCGTCGGCCGCGTCATCGCAGGTGTCGGGTCTGCTGGTGTGGCCAACGGCGCCGTGACGACCATTTCGGCTGTCCTTCCCACTAAGAAACAGGCACTTTTCATGGGGCTCAACGTGGGTATGGGGCAGTTGGGCCTGGCGACGGGCCCCATCATCGGAGGGGCTTTTACCACAAAGGTGTCCTGGCGGTGGTGCTTTTACATCAATCTGCCCCTGGGCGTTGTCGTCGGCggatttcttctcttcaacacGATCCCCGAACCGAAACCCAAGAGTCCGCCCCTGGAGATTCTCGGCACCGCCATCAAGTCTCTGGATCTCCCCGGTTTCATGCTCATCTGTCCCGCGGTGGTCATGTTCCTCTTGGGGCTTCAGTTTGGCGGGAACCAACACCCTTGGAACAGTTCCGTGGTAATCGGCTTGCTAGTCGGCGCTGCCGTCACCTTCGGCCTCTTTCTGGTCTGGGAGCATCGTCGAGGAGACAAGGCCATGGTGCCGTTTGCCATGGTCAAACACCGCGTCATCTGGTCGACCGCCATGACCATGTTCTTCACCCTGTCGAGCGTCCTCGTGGCGGATTTCTACATTGCCATTTACTTCCAGGCAATCCGCGACGACTCGCCCTTGATGAGCGGCGTGCACATGCTTCCGATCACGCTCGGCCTGGTTCTCTTCACCGTGGTCTCTGGCGCCCTCATCTCCATTTTGGGCTACTatcttccctttctccttGCCGGCGGTGCCATCTCCGCGGTGGGCTACGGGCTCCTGTCGACCCTCAGCCCTACGACCTCGGTTGCCAAATGGATCGGCTACCAGATTCTCTACGGTGTTGCAAGTGGCTGCACGACGGCAGCTCCCTACATCGCTATCCAGAACCTCGTGTCCCCAGCGCAGATCCCTCAGGCCATGGCGATTATCATTTTCTGGCAAAACATCGGGGCGGCGACCTCTCTCATCGCGGCAAACGCCATTTTCAGCAACAGCCTTCGTCATCAGCTTCAGGAGCGCGTGGCAGAGATCGGCCTCGCGCCAGACGCCATCGTCGCTGCGGGAGTCCGCTCCATCCGGGACTTGGTGTCTGGCTCGCCGCTGGCTGCTGTGCTTGAGGCCTACGCTAAAAGCATCGACCGCGTCATGTACCTCGGTCTGGCGGTCAGCCTCGCCGTCTTGGTCTTTGCTCCGGGACTCGGATGGAAGGACATTCGCAAGGTCAAGGATCTTCAGGTTATTGGCAGCGAGTCCGCTGACGGTGGTGATCAAGAGTTGGCTGAGACGAGCAGAGTTGTGCCCGCAATGGCTTAG